One genomic segment of Mesoterricola silvestris includes these proteins:
- a CDS encoding glucose-1-phosphate adenylyltransferase codes for MPKLNNVLAVILGGGRGARLYPLTKMRSKPAVPIAGKYRLIDIPLSNCINSGIFRMHVLTQFNSVSLHRHISESYKFDVFHTGWVQVLAAEQTPTSEGWYQGTADAIRKQLFQIQVVGAEHVLILAGDHLYRMDYAPMVAHHIAKGADITVAVQPVAKDEADRFGLLKRTPDGRIVNFVEKPKTPEAQAEMVSREDPERPFLGSMGIYLFRTEVLVDLLTSHPDFDDFGHHVIPFAISRMNVSGFDFDGYWQDIGTIRSFYDVNLELTRPNPAFDLYDAHRPIYTHSRFLPGSICSDTRLKDVLLCEGCVIEGGGEITHSIVGVRSQIGPRTRILDSIVMGADYYERTNSGSPLGLGPDCHIEGAILDKNVSLGAGVVIRPFPRGTERDAGDYVVQDGIVVVPKNTVLAAGTHIGPES; via the coding sequence ATGCCCAAGCTGAACAATGTCCTCGCCGTGATTCTCGGAGGGGGCCGCGGCGCGCGGCTCTACCCGCTCACGAAGATGCGGTCCAAGCCCGCCGTGCCCATCGCCGGGAAGTACCGGCTCATCGATATCCCCTTGAGCAATTGCATCAACTCGGGCATCTTCCGCATGCACGTGCTCACCCAGTTCAATTCGGTCTCGCTGCACCGGCACATTTCCGAGAGCTACAAGTTCGACGTGTTCCACACGGGGTGGGTGCAGGTGCTGGCGGCGGAGCAGACGCCCACCAGCGAAGGCTGGTACCAGGGCACGGCAGACGCCATCCGCAAGCAGCTGTTCCAGATCCAGGTGGTGGGCGCCGAGCACGTGCTCATCCTGGCCGGGGACCACCTCTACCGCATGGACTACGCCCCCATGGTGGCCCACCACATCGCCAAGGGCGCGGACATCACCGTGGCGGTGCAGCCCGTGGCCAAGGACGAGGCGGACCGCTTCGGGCTCCTCAAGCGGACCCCCGACGGCCGGATCGTGAACTTCGTGGAGAAGCCCAAGACCCCCGAGGCCCAGGCGGAAATGGTCAGCCGGGAGGATCCGGAGCGGCCCTTCCTGGGCTCCATGGGCATCTACCTGTTCAGGACCGAGGTGCTGGTGGACCTTCTCACCAGCCACCCGGATTTCGACGATTTCGGCCACCACGTCATCCCCTTCGCCATCAGCCGCATGAACGTCTCCGGCTTCGACTTCGACGGCTACTGGCAGGACATCGGCACCATCCGCTCCTTCTACGACGTGAACCTGGAGCTGACCCGCCCCAACCCCGCGTTCGACCTCTACGACGCCCACCGGCCCATCTACACCCACTCCCGGTTCCTGCCGGGCTCCATCTGCTCGGACACGCGGCTCAAGGACGTCCTCCTCTGCGAGGGCTGCGTCATCGAGGGGGGCGGGGAGATCACCCACTCCATCGTCGGCGTGCGCAGCCAGATCGGCCCCCGCACCCGCATCCTGGACAGCATCGTCATGGGCGCCGACTACTACGAGCGCACGAACTCGGGAAGCCCGCTGGGCCTCGGCCCCGACTGCCACATCGAGGGCGCCATCCTGGACAAGAACGTGAGCCTGGGCGCGGGGGTGGTCATCAGGCCCTTCCCCCGGGGCACCGAACGGGACGCGGGCGACTACGTGGTGCAGGACGGCATCGTCGTCGTGCCCAAGAACACCGTCCTGGCCGCGGGCACCCACATCGGGCCGGAATCCTGA
- a CDS encoding gamma-glutamyl-gamma-aminobutyrate hydrolase family protein produces the protein MSSLLITCRNKSSVGRHYVPAVRAGGWEGGILLVAPGDPVPPLEEVRGVLLTGGDDIHPSNWDPAEPVHPEAGPDPDRDALEIPLARRAWDLGLPILGICRGEQLLNVALGGSLVQDIPDHYGCEPERHQVGSSSLPPQLAHWVIVDPGSRLRTLVGAEAVEVNSRHHQAVMRLAPGLRAVAWHGTAREGRPLVEGVEAADASRWVVAVQWHPENLVAMDHAAARSALGIFRGFAAALRERS, from the coding sequence GTGTCAAGCCTTCTCATAACCTGCAGGAACAAGTCATCCGTAGGCCGCCATTACGTTCCGGCGGTGCGGGCGGGAGGCTGGGAAGGCGGGATCCTCCTGGTGGCCCCGGGGGACCCGGTCCCCCCCCTGGAGGAGGTCCGGGGGGTGCTCCTCACGGGCGGGGACGACATCCACCCCTCCAACTGGGACCCGGCGGAACCGGTGCACCCCGAGGCCGGACCGGACCCGGACCGGGACGCCCTGGAGATCCCCCTGGCGCGCCGGGCCTGGGACCTGGGCCTGCCCATCCTGGGCATCTGCCGCGGGGAGCAGCTGCTCAACGTGGCCCTGGGGGGCAGCCTCGTGCAGGACATCCCCGACCACTACGGCTGCGAACCGGAACGGCACCAGGTGGGCTCCTCCAGCCTCCCGCCCCAGCTGGCCCACTGGGTGATCGTGGACCCCGGCTCCCGCCTGCGGACCCTGGTGGGGGCGGAGGCGGTGGAGGTGAACAGCCGCCACCACCAGGCCGTGATGCGCCTGGCCCCGGGCCTGCGGGCCGTGGCCTGGCACGGCACGGCCCGGGAGGGCCGGCCCCTGGTGGAGGGGGTGGAGGCCGCGGACGCCTCCCGGTGGGTGGTGGCCGTGCAGTGGCACCCCGAGAACCTGGTGGCCATGGACCACGCCGCCGCCCGGAGCGCCCTGGGGATCTTCCGGGGCTTCGCCGCGGCGCTCCGGGAGCGGTCTTGA
- a CDS encoding single-stranded DNA-binding protein → MSGSLNKVMLIGNLGRDPELKMTPSGQALARFSVATTETWKNPQGEKQTKTEWHNIVVWGKQAEIAEKYLRKGKQVLIEGRIQYREYTDQAGVKKTACDIRCDNFVMLGRMEDGGGRPSGGGADDYEPTGAPAPASAGGQVYDDDIPF, encoded by the coding sequence ATGTCCGGATCGTTGAACAAGGTCATGCTGATCGGCAACCTGGGCCGGGATCCCGAGCTCAAGATGACGCCTTCGGGCCAGGCCCTGGCGCGCTTCTCCGTGGCCACCACGGAAACCTGGAAGAACCCCCAGGGCGAGAAGCAGACCAAGACCGAGTGGCACAATATCGTCGTGTGGGGCAAGCAGGCGGAAATCGCCGAGAAGTACCTGCGCAAGGGCAAGCAGGTCCTCATCGAGGGCCGCATCCAGTACCGGGAGTACACCGACCAGGCTGGCGTCAAGAAGACCGCCTGCGATATCCGCTGCGACAACTTCGTGATGCTGGGCCGCATGGAGGACGGCGGCGGCCGGCCTTCCGGTGGCGGCGCGGACGACTACGAGCCCACCGGCGCCCCCGCTCCCGCCTCTGCGGGCGGGCAGGTGTACGACGACGACATCCCGTTCTGA
- a CDS encoding FHA domain-containing protein: protein MAKLLVQESNGAREFELVDNEVNIGRELDNTLRLADPSISRHHAVLRRTATGYEVQDLGSSNGVLINGVKVETGALKDGDRITLGQMQLTFVDPQPAEAMNPLGTVRMSLDEMAKIQGGPPEPPPIALAAAAPMPPPAPVPPAPVPPPPRPQAPQAAPGDNPAPAFLQPYLPEIPDDAQPLIAGGAIERGDFGTRFVAWLIDGCIGVLVAILFIVAVAVLGAVSHGLGLALGCLLYPLVSLGYLVFMLWCMVKFRATLGKKIMKLRVVPEANPTGNIDWGQAILRLVGHVVSSFLFYLPYLLILGADRKGFQDMFSGSIVIKVDR, encoded by the coding sequence ATGGCAAAACTGCTCGTTCAAGAGAGTAATGGAGCCCGCGAATTCGAACTGGTCGACAACGAGGTGAACATCGGCCGGGAACTGGACAACACGCTCCGGCTGGCGGACCCCAGCATTTCCCGGCATCACGCGGTCCTGCGCCGGACCGCCACGGGCTACGAGGTCCAGGACCTGGGGAGCAGCAATGGGGTCCTCATAAACGGGGTGAAGGTGGAAACCGGCGCCCTGAAGGACGGCGACCGCATCACCCTGGGCCAGATGCAGCTCACCTTCGTGGACCCCCAGCCCGCCGAGGCCATGAACCCCCTGGGCACCGTCCGCATGAGCCTGGATGAAATGGCCAAGATCCAGGGCGGCCCCCCGGAGCCCCCCCCCATCGCCCTGGCGGCTGCCGCTCCCATGCCGCCCCCGGCCCCCGTTCCGCCGGCCCCCGTTCCGCCGCCCCCCAGGCCCCAGGCCCCCCAGGCCGCCCCCGGCGACAACCCCGCTCCGGCCTTCCTGCAACCCTACCTGCCCGAAATCCCCGACGACGCCCAGCCCCTCATCGCCGGCGGAGCCATCGAGCGTGGCGACTTCGGCACCCGGTTCGTGGCCTGGCTCATCGACGGCTGCATCGGCGTCCTGGTCGCCATCCTCTTCATCGTCGCCGTGGCCGTGCTGGGGGCCGTGTCCCACGGCCTGGGCCTGGCCCTGGGCTGCCTCCTCTATCCGCTCGTCAGCCTGGGCTACCTCGTCTTCATGCTGTGGTGCATGGTCAAGTTCCGGGCCACCCTGGGCAAGAAGATCATGAAGCTGCGGGTGGTCCCCGAAGCCAACCCCACCGGCAACATCGACTGGGGCCAGGCCATCCTGCGCCTCGTCGGCCACGTCGTGAGCAGCTTCCTCTTCTACCTCCCCTACCTCCTCATCCTCGGCGCCGACCGCAAAGGCTTCCAGGACATGTTCTCGGGTTCCATCGTAATCAAGGTCGACCGCTAG